One window of Medicago truncatula cultivar Jemalong A17 chromosome 2, MtrunA17r5.0-ANR, whole genome shotgun sequence genomic DNA carries:
- the LOC11441241 gene encoding protein DEEPER ROOTING 1 translates to MNIFKWMQNRLNGTNGKMKPSSISATHHMLNETYKQEFSDWDHAILAIGTLGNNNLNENSNKSIDEEDSHSFQDFTHEFSFEEVGNFQNELKMNLEESGNFYPSNNLICNRGRKSLDKSNKNEVSNQSLSFLLKKIFVCGGELPPTSVFKDPLSTESRMEKILRAILHKKIHPHGSCSTTFVNKYLENNSKPEYDYEDEDEDEDEYEYEYEEELKNSVVEKGCKWVKTNSEYIVLEI, encoded by the exons ATGAAT ATCTTTAAATGGATGCAAAATAGGCTTAATGGCACCAATGGGAAAATGAAACCTAGCTCTATTTCAGCTACTC ATCATATGCTGAATGAGACTTATAAACAAGAATTCAGTGATTGGGATCATGCAATACTTGCAATTGGAACACTTGGGaataacaatttgaatgaaaattcaaataaaagtatTGATGAAGAGGATTCACACTCCTTTCAAGATTTCACACATGAGTTCTCTTTTGAAGAAGTTGGGAATTTTCAGAatgaattgaaaatgaatttggaaGAGAGTGGTAATTTCTATCCAAGCAACAATTTAATATGCAATAGGGGAAGAAAGAGTTTGGATAAAAGTAATAAGAATGAAGTTTCTAATCAatcactttctttccttcttaaGAAGATTTTTGTGTGTGGAGGTGAATTGCCACCTACATCTGTGTTCAAAGATCCACTCTCTACAGAGTCTAGAATGGAAAAG ATTCTAAGGGCAATACTTCACAAAAAAATACATCCACATGGTTCATGTTCAACAACGTTTGTAAACAAGTACCTTGAAAACAATTCAAAGCCCGAGTATgattatgaagatgaagatgaagatgaagatgaatatgaatatgagtaTGAAGAGGAGCTTAAAAATAGTGTTGTGGAGAAAGGATGCAAATGGGTCAAGACAAATTCCGAAT ATATCGTTCTTGAGATATAA
- the LOC11439741 gene encoding subtilisin-like protease SBT4.8, with amino-acid sequence MAKHNVVLSFLVSLYLTSLIRLVCDATKTGDESSKLHIVYMGSLPKEASYSPRSHHLSLLQHVMDGSDIENLLFFQAKSFTFKPQGLGLPQSFKRDQTIDSSLVIVVMDTRIWLESESFNYKGLGSIPKKWRGVCVGGGNFSCNKKIFGARFYGVGDVSARDKSGHGIHTTSIAGGVDVITISLDAPNVTDFLSDSIAIGSFHAMEKGILTVQSARNASPISSSVCSASPWLFTVAATTIDRKFIDKIILGNGQTFIGKSINTIPSNGTKFPIDVHNAQACPAGGNASPEKCDCMDKKMVNAEILKSEIFHDTSAPRIAIFYSRGPNPLVQEIMKPDISAPGVEILAAYSPLVSPSMDPSDKRKVNYNILSRTSMSCPDAAGVAGYVKSFHPDWSPAAIKSAIMTTATPVKRTYDDMAGEFAYGSGNINPKQAIHPVLVYDITKQDYVQMLCNYGYSAEKIKQISGDNSSCHGTSERLLVKDINYPTIVVPILKHFHAKVRRTVTNVGFPNSTYKATLIHRNPEIKISGEPEVLSFKSLNEEQSFAVSVVAGEKSNQTLFSSSLVWSDGTHNVKSPIIVQIISL; translated from the exons atggCCAAGCATAATGTTGTTTTATCATTCCTTGTTTCTTTATATTTGACATCACTAATTCGCTTGGTGTGTGATGCCACTAAAACTGGAGATGAAAGCAGTAAACTTCACATTGTGTACATGGGTTCACTTCCAAAGGAAGCCTCATATtccccaagatctcatcatctCAGCTTGTTGCAACATGTCATGGATGGTAGTGACATAGAAAATCTCTTG TTTTTCCAAGCCAAGAGTTTCACCTTCAAACCACAAGGTTTGGGACTTCCTCAGTCATTCAAAAGAGATCAAACTATTGACAGTAGTTTGGTGATTGTAGTCATGGATACCAGAATATGGCTAGAATCTGAAAGTTTCAATTATAAag GTCTTGGTTCGATTCCAAAAAAGTGGAGGGGAGTTTGTGTTGGTGGTGGTAATTTTAGTTGCAACAAGAAGATCTTCGGAGCACGATTTTACGGTGTTGGAGATGTGAGTGCAAGAGACAAATCTGGTCATGGAATCCACACAACATCCATAGCAGGTGGAGTTGACGTCATCACTATCTCTCTTGATGCCCCTAATGTCACTGATTTTTTGAGTGATTCTATCGCCATTGGTTCTTTTCATGCCATGGAGAAGGGAATACTCACAGTGCAGTCTGCAAGAAATGCTAGCCCTATCTCAAGTAGTGTTTGTAGTGCATCACCTTGGTTATTTACTGTTGCCGCAACTACCATAGATCGAAAATTCATTGATAAGATCATTCTTGGAAATGGACAAACATTTATTGGGAAGTCAATTAATACCATACCTTCAAATGGCACAAAATTTCCAATAGATGTGCATAATGCTCAAGCTTGCCCAGCTGGAGGAAATGCATCCCCTGAAAAGTGTGATTGCATGgacaaaaagatggtgaatg CTGAAATTTTAAAGAGTGAAATCTTCCATGACACCAGTGCTCCAAGAATAGCCATTTTCTATTCTCGTGGCCCAAATCCTTTGGTTCAAGAAATTATGAAACCAGATATAAGTGCCCCTGGAGTAGAAATCTTGGCTGCATATTCACCTTTAGTGTCACCCTCAATGGATCCGAGTGACAAAAGAAAGGTTAACTACAACATATTATCTAGAACCTCTATGTCTTGCCCTGATGCTGCTGGAGTTGCTGGATATGTGAAATCATTTCATCCAGATTGGTCACCTGCAGCTATCAAATCTGCTATCATGACAACTGCTACACCAGTGAAACGTACTTATGATGATATGGCAGGTGAGTTTGCTTATGGATCAGGAAATATCAATCCAAAACAAGCCATTCACCCTGTACTTGTTTATGACATTACTAAGCAAGATTATGTGCAAATGCTCTGTAATTATGGTTACAGTGctgaaaaaattaaacaaattagtGGAGATAATTCAAGTTGTCATGGAACTTCTGAAAGATTATTGGTGAAAGATATAAATTATCCTACTATTGTGGTTCCAATACTTAAGCATTTCCATGCGAAGGTTCGTAGAACAGTTACAAATGTTGGCTTTCCCAACTCAACCTACAAGGCAACTCTCATCCATCGTAATCCAGAAATCAAGATAAGTGGGGAACCAGAAGTACTATCCTTCAAATCGTTAAACGAGGAACAATCCTTTGCTGTCAGTGTTGTTGCtggagaaaaatcaaatcaaactttgTTTTCCTCCTCCCTTGTTTGGTCAGATGGTACCCACAATGTCAAGAGTCCCATCATTGTGCAAATAATATCTCTATAG